One segment of Dromaius novaehollandiae isolate bDroNov1 chromosome Z, bDroNov1.hap1, whole genome shotgun sequence DNA contains the following:
- the TXN gene encoding thioredoxin, whose translation MVKTVGSLAEFEEELKSAGEKLVVVDFSATWCGPCKMIKPFFHSLCEKFADVVFIEIDVDDAQDVAAHCDVKCMPTFQFYKNGKKVQEFSGANKEKLEETIKHLV comes from the exons ATGGTGAAGACCGTGGGCAGCCTG GCAGAATTTGAGGAAGAACTGAAATCTGCTGGTGAGAAGCTTGTTGTTGTTGATTTCTCTGCCACATGGTGTGGACCTTGCAAAATGATCAAACCCTTCTTCCAC agTTTGTGTGAGAAGTTTGCTGATGTGGTATTCATCGAAATTGATGTGGATGATGCTCAG GATGTTGCTGCACACTGTGATGTCAAGTGCATGCCCACATTCCAGTTCTACAAGAATGGAAAGAAG GTGCAGGAGTTCTCTGGGGCCAATAAAGAGAAGCTGGAAGAGACCATTAAACATCTAGTCTAA